Proteins found in one Aethina tumida isolate Nest 87 chromosome 1, icAetTumi1.1, whole genome shotgun sequence genomic segment:
- the LOC109601617 gene encoding UDP-glucosyltransferase 2 translates to MEIKYILYWFMILKFSDSARILGIFQMPSFSHQCVFQPIWKELALRGHEVTVVTSHPTRETSIKNLVEIDMSHTKEIFLRHGFQYFMSKMNSTTSKIQSIFDLNYELSEAIFQNKEFKKIYENPDEKFDLVMVQMYINPIFVSLGSRFNAPVIAISSMGAYIGTHFAMGNPHHPAMYSEMFLPYHGKLTFTERWYSTFYYLWVRAYLYFDAIPKCDQIARKYLGNNIPYLGELQKNISLLFLTTNPILYEPGPRIPTIIEINQLHIKPTKPLPEDLKNELDRAKNGVIYFSLGSNVQSVNMPERFRNVLIETFAELPYTVLWKWESDHLPNQPKNVITRKWLSQQDVLAHPNIKAFITQCGLQSLEESFHAGVPIIGVPFIADQEMNIRRLNEYGIGIGVDYLTVTKEELKAAIVEVAGNDKYRKKTREFNKLLNDHPQTSLERVVWWTEYVIRHNGTTHLRSPSVDINWCHFLLLDVIGVTLAIVIAAVYLILKILCLLCRSKTPKLKTN, encoded by the exons ATGGAAATTAAGTACATTCTATATTGgtttatgattttaaagttCAGTGACTCTGCAAGAATCCTCGGAATTTTTCAGATGCCTTCTTTTAGTCACCAGTGCGTGTTTCAGCCTATTTGGAAGGAACTTGCTCTGCGGGGACATGAAGTAACTGTCGTAACTTCTCACCCCACTAGGGAAactagtataaaaaatttagtcgAGATCGACATGAGTCACACTAAAGAAATTTTTCTTCGACACGGTTTCCAATATTTCATGTCAAAAATGAATTCAACCACAAGCAAAATACAGTCGATTTTTGATCTGAACTATGAACTGTCAGAAGCCATATTCCAaaacaaagaatttaaaaaaatatatgagaatCCCGATGAGAAATTTGATCTCGTAATGGTGCAGATGTatataaatccaatttttGTAAGCCTTGGTTCAAGATTCAATGCTCCCGTGATTGCAATCAGTTCCATGGGCGCTTACATTGGCACACATTTTGCCATGGGCAATCCGCATCATCCTGCCATGTACTCGGAGATGTTCCTACCATATCACGGAAAACTAACTTTCACGGAAAGATGGTACAGTACTTTTTACTACTTGTGGGTCAGAGCGTACTTGTATTTTGATGCCATTCCAAAGTGTGACCAAATTGCTAGAAAATATTTAGGAAATAATATTCCGTACTTGGGAGAATTGCAAAAAAACATAAGTCttctatttttaacaacaaatccCATACTGTACGAGCCCGGACCCAGAATACCAACAATAATTGAGATAAACCAACTACATATTAAACCCACAAAACCATTGCCAgag gATCTAAAGAATGAGTTAGATAGAGCCAAGAACGGAGTAATTTACTTCAGTCTGGGTTCAAATGTTCAGAGTGTTAATATGCCAGAAAGATTCAGAAATGTTCTCATCGAAACATTTGCAGAACTACCATACACAGTTTTATGGAAGTGGGAATCGGATCACTTACCAAACCAACCAAAAAATGTCATCACAAGAAAATGGCTCTCCCAACAAGACgttttag CTCATCCAAACATTAAAGCTTTTATCACTCAATGCGGTTTGCAATCATTGGAAGAATCATTTCATGCTGGAGTGCCAATTATTGGAGTGCCCTTTATAGCAGACCAGGAAATGAATATTAGAAGATTAAATGAATATGGAATTGGGATAGGAGTCGATTACTTAACGGTGACGAAAGAAGAATTAAAAGCCGCCATAGTGGAAGTTGCAGGAAACGATAAGTACAGAAAGAAAACTAGAGAATTTAACAAACTCCTGAATGATCATCCTCAGACCAGTTTAGAGAGAGTTGTTTGGTGGACTGAATATGTTATTAGACACAATGGTACAACTCATTTAAGAAGTCCAAGTGTTGATATCAACTGGTGTCACTTTTTATTACTAGATGTTATTGGAGTAACCTTAGCAATTGTCATTGCAGCCGTTTAtcttatactaaaaatattatgtttattatgtcGTTCGAAGAcgcctaaattaaaaactaattag
- the LOC109601627 gene encoding UDP-glycosyltransferase UGT5-like, whose amino-acid sequence MRLTNTISLYILIILYLKCVKCARILGIFQFPSYSHQIVFQQIWAELSLRGHEVVVVTPNPLNNPKLKNLTEIDVGYIKNLITSKEELQESMAKDLSTVEMIKAFYSTSLIFQEAILKDQRFVKIYNSSQKFDLVMIEALHPGMYSLAGKFNCPFVAISSLGVIIPVHGSVGNTNHPVLYPDMNVPTHFDMSLKEKISSIYTSIALNYFYNYQAVPEADAISRKYLGMNVPYLGDLVNNVSFLLINTNHIIHNVRPTVPKVIQIGQLHIRLPRKLPQDLQKILDNANNGVIYFSLGSNVKSININKKLRATIIEAMAELPYTILWKWESDDLENIPKNVIARKWFPQQDVLAHSNIKAFVTQGGLQSIEEAISRQVPMVGIPFIGDQPMNVNKLNRSGLAVALDPANLNKNQLKKAIVEVVTNPNYRENVKKAKLEMEDQPESGLERAVWWIEYAIRHKGAPYLRSATADIPWWQFFFLDLIASACLVLYLFAKFVYVLTKFISYVPKEKFE is encoded by the exons ATGCGCTTAACTAACACTATTTCtctatatattctaataattttatatctaaaatgtgtaaaatgtgCACGAATACttggaatttttcaatttccatcGTACAGTCATCAAATAGTTTTCCAGCAAATATGGGCTGAATTATCTTTGAG GGGACATGAAGTGGTGGTAGTAACACCAAACCCATTAAATAAtcctaaacttaaaaatttaacagaaattgATGTaggttatataaaaaatttaataacttcaaaAGAAGAACTACAAGAAAGTATGGCCAAAG atTTATCTACAGTAGAGATGATCAAAGCGTTCTATTCAACCTCACTGATCTTCCAGGAGGCCATACTGAAAGATCAacgatttgtaaaaatttacaacagTAGTCAGAAATTTGATTTAGTAATGATCGAAGCACTCCATCCGGGAATGTACAGTTTAGCTGGAAAGTTTAACTGTCCTTTTGTTGCAATTTCTTCTCTCGGA GTAATAATTCCAGTGCATGGATCAGTAGGAAACACAAACCATCCAGTATTATACCCTGACATGAATGTACCAACTCATTTTGATATGTcacttaaagaaaaaatatctaGTATTTACACGTCAATtgctttaaattacttttacaatTATCAAGCCGTACCGGAAGCTGACGCCATCTCCAGAAAGTACTTAGGCATGAATGTGCCTTACTTGGGTGATTTGGTCAACAatgttagttttttattgattaacacCAATCATATAATTCATAACGTTCGACCCACCGTCCCCAAAGTCATACAAATAGGACAACTGCACATAAGACTGCCAAGAAAGTTACCTCaggatttacaaaaaatattggataACGCCAACAAcggagtaatttattttagcttAGGATCAAACGTAAAAAGtattaacataaacaaaaaattaagagcGACAATCATCGAAGCGATGGCGGAATTGCCATACACGATATTATGGAAATGGGAGTCTGACGATTTGGAAAACATTCCAAAGAATGTGATTGCCAGAAAGTGGTTCCCACAACAAGATGTTTTAGCCCATTCCAATATTAAAGCGTTTGTGACTCAGGGGGGACTACAATCCATAGAAGAAGCAATTTCAAGACAAGTACCAATGGTCGGCATTCCGTTTATTGGCGATCAACCTatgaatgttaataaattaaataggtcAGGTCTGGCTGTTGCTTTAGATCCagcaaacttaaataaaaatcaacttaAAAAGGCTATTGTTGAAGTAGTTACTAATCCTAA TTATCgggaaaatgttaaaaaagctAAATTGGAAATGGAAGATCAGCCAGAATCAGGGCTGGAGAGAGCAGTTTGGTGGATCGAATATGCAATAAGGCACAAAGGTGCACCGTACTTAAGAAGCGCCACAGCAGACATACCTTGGTGGCAGTTTTTCTTTCTAGATCTAATAGCATCAGCATGTttagtattatatttgtttgctaaatttgtttatgttctaacaaaatttatatcatatgtacccaaagaaaaatttgaataa
- the LOC109602470 gene encoding 5-formyltetrahydrofolate cyclo-ligase isoform X1: MMIGKMASAAKGLLRKEIAKKLELIPIEERKRQSEIVKEKLFNLPEFQKSKRVSVFLSLDTEIDTEPIVRKIFEDGKECFVPRYSKAGMQMVKLKSMEDWETLPVTKWNIKQPSLKDNREDALQTGGLDFIVSPGVAFTKKGGRLGHGGGYYDRFFKQVRSGQSHPVHFVGVAFKEQILEEIPLEETDVIIDKVLYAD, encoded by the exons ATG ATGATCGGTAAAATGGCTAGCGCAGCTAAGGGACTGTTACGAAAGGAGATTGCTAAGAAGCTGGAACTCATACCCATTGAAGAAAGAAAACGCCAATCGGAAATTGTTAAAGAAAAG ttatttaatttaccagAGTTTCAGAAGTCGAAGAGAGTTTCTGTATTTTTAAGTTTGGATACTGAAATTGATACGGAACCAATTGTAAGGAAGATATTTGAAGATGGAAAAGAATGTTTTGTTCCTag ATACAGTAAAGCTGGCATGCAAATGGTAAAACTGAAATCAATGGAAGATTGGGAAACTTTACCCGTAACAAAATGGAACATTAAACAACCATCCCTAAAGGATAACAGGGAAGACGCTTTACAAACTG GTGGATTAGATTTTATTGTATCACCTGGTGTGGCATTTACCAAGAAGGGTGGACGCTTGGGACATGGTGGGGGATACTACGATcgattttttaaacaagttaGAAGTGGTCAATCTCATCCTGTACATTTTGTTGGTGTAGCCTTTAAAGAGCAGATTCTCGAAGAAATTCCATTAGAAGAGACTGATGTTATTATCGATAAAGTTTTGTATGCagattaa
- the LOC109602470 gene encoding 5-formyltetrahydrofolate cyclo-ligase isoform X2, producing MIGKMASAAKGLLRKEIAKKLELIPIEERKRQSEIVKEKLFNLPEFQKSKRVSVFLSLDTEIDTEPIVRKIFEDGKECFVPRYSKAGMQMVKLKSMEDWETLPVTKWNIKQPSLKDNREDALQTGGLDFIVSPGVAFTKKGGRLGHGGGYYDRFFKQVRSGQSHPVHFVGVAFKEQILEEIPLEETDVIIDKVLYAD from the exons ATGATCGGTAAAATGGCTAGCGCAGCTAAGGGACTGTTACGAAAGGAGATTGCTAAGAAGCTGGAACTCATACCCATTGAAGAAAGAAAACGCCAATCGGAAATTGTTAAAGAAAAG ttatttaatttaccagAGTTTCAGAAGTCGAAGAGAGTTTCTGTATTTTTAAGTTTGGATACTGAAATTGATACGGAACCAATTGTAAGGAAGATATTTGAAGATGGAAAAGAATGTTTTGTTCCTag ATACAGTAAAGCTGGCATGCAAATGGTAAAACTGAAATCAATGGAAGATTGGGAAACTTTACCCGTAACAAAATGGAACATTAAACAACCATCCCTAAAGGATAACAGGGAAGACGCTTTACAAACTG GTGGATTAGATTTTATTGTATCACCTGGTGTGGCATTTACCAAGAAGGGTGGACGCTTGGGACATGGTGGGGGATACTACGATcgattttttaaacaagttaGAAGTGGTCAATCTCATCCTGTACATTTTGTTGGTGTAGCCTTTAAAGAGCAGATTCTCGAAGAAATTCCATTAGAAGAGACTGATGTTATTATCGATAAAGTTTTGTATGCagattaa